A section of the Caldanaerobius polysaccharolyticus DSM 13641 genome encodes:
- a CDS encoding GNAT family N-acetyltransferase, which translates to MSYIRLAKIEDVASMSRIHALTWKEAYKGLIPQEYLNGISEDKWIKPFTDALSNKLHEAAIINNGETDTGCVCFGKSRDGETGYGEIISIYVLPAYWSTKQGYELMNFALNRLKKQNFDYCHLWVLEGKLQFFPLK; encoded by the coding sequence TTGAGTTATATAAGGTTAGCTAAAATTGAAGATGTAGCTAGTATGAGTAGAATACACGCTTTAACGTGGAAAGAAGCTTATAAAGGTTTGATACCGCAAGAATATCTAAATGGGATTTCGGAAGATAAATGGATCAAGCCATTTACCGATGCGTTATCTAATAAATTGCATGAAGCGGCGATAATAAATAATGGAGAAACTGATACTGGATGTGTTTGCTTTGGCAAATCGCGTGATGGAGAAACTGGATATGGAGAGATCATATCTATATATGTTTTACCGGCATATTGGTCAACTAAGCAAGGTTATGAGTTAATGAATTTTGCTTTAAATAGATTGAAAAAGCAAAATTTTGATTATTGTCACCTTTGGGTTTTGGAAGGTAAATTACAATTTTTTCCTTTAAAATAA
- a CDS encoding HlyD family efflux transporter periplasmic adaptor subunit — protein sequence MNKKFWAFALCAVVSVAFYGVLRFQLNAPEIAVVTYGTLEEHFYTEARVFYDQRVINSPINGRLVRIAEEGQRVSKGDVIARIDGSEANVYMEKLKDIDDQISKIKEAGNGIFSRDIASINKMIDEDMKKLQEAVNRGDSASVEKYRQDIKKLNDERKRIAKVSGFNVDEIISLLKQRKEILSKLSKNSIQLMAPQPGLLHYISNKQAVSAGQVVVSLIDNYQWYIQFHTGVGDLKQGQLVDIEFSDYSVPVKFYVSSVKKTNSGYDVVLSTTYYVKDFYKKRNEKVKVVLKNVEGLKIPRSALSKKGDITGVYVLKEKPVFYPVKVVSAYGKYAIVENENAGGGIKVYDEIIIDRRGEGGGRKD from the coding sequence ATGAATAAAAAATTCTGGGCGTTTGCTTTGTGTGCCGTTGTTTCTGTGGCTTTTTACGGCGTATTAAGATTTCAGCTGAACGCTCCTGAGATTGCAGTGGTTACTTATGGGACATTGGAGGAACATTTTTATACTGAAGCTCGGGTATTTTACGATCAGCGAGTTATAAATTCGCCTATAAACGGAAGGCTTGTAAGAATTGCAGAAGAAGGCCAGAGGGTGAGCAAAGGAGATGTAATAGCCCGTATAGATGGCAGCGAAGCTAACGTGTATATGGAAAAATTGAAGGATATCGATGATCAGATCAGCAAAATCAAGGAGGCTGGCAATGGCATTTTTTCAAGAGACATAGCCAGCATTAACAAGATGATTGATGAAGACATGAAAAAACTCCAGGAAGCCGTAAACCGTGGAGATTCCGCCAGCGTGGAAAAATACCGCCAAGACATAAAAAAGCTCAATGACGAGAGAAAAAGGATAGCTAAGGTTTCGGGCTTTAATGTGGACGAGATAATCTCCCTATTAAAGCAAAGAAAAGAGATTTTATCTAAGTTAAGTAAAAACTCCATTCAGCTGATGGCACCACAACCAGGTCTTTTACATTATATATCCAACAAGCAAGCTGTTTCGGCAGGACAGGTGGTTGTCAGCCTTATAGATAATTATCAGTGGTATATACAGTTTCACACTGGTGTAGGCGATTTAAAACAAGGTCAGCTGGTTGATATAGAATTTTCCGATTACAGTGTTCCTGTTAAGTTTTACGTGTCCAGCGTTAAAAAAACCAATTCTGGTTACGATGTGGTGTTGTCCACTACGTATTATGTCAAAGACTTTTATAAAAAACGAAATGAAAAGGTCAAAGTGGTGTTAAAAAATGTAGAGGGATTGAAAATTCCTCGATCCGCGTTATCGAAAAAGGGCGATATTACGGGGGTTTACGTGTTAAAAGAGAAGCCGGTCTTTTACCCTGTTAAAGTGGTATCCGCTTATGGGAAATACGCTATAGTGGAGAACGAGAATGCGGGCGGTGGCATCAAAGTCTACGATGAAATCATTATAGATAGGCGAGGTGAGGGCGGTGGACGTAAGGACTAA
- a CDS encoding 5'-methylthioadenosine/adenosylhomocysteine nucleosidase — MIGIIGAMSVEVKLLIKQMSDVKRVSKAKMTFYQGKLEDKDVVVVRCGVGKVNAAICTQLLIDQFNVSAVINTGVAGGLMPELEVGDVVVSSELMEHDMDVTALGFRFGQIPDMDKSVFKADRQLIDLAVKCSKEVLEGKKVVVGPIVSGDQFISRTEKVEFLKNVFNGYAVEMEGAAIAHCAYLNGVPFVVIRGISDKADEKSGMSFEEFTQMAARNSSEIVRRMLRYWK, encoded by the coding sequence GTGATAGGGATTATAGGGGCCATGAGCGTTGAGGTTAAGTTGCTGATAAAACAGATGAGCGATGTAAAAAGGGTTTCAAAGGCGAAAATGACTTTTTATCAGGGCAAGCTGGAAGATAAAGATGTAGTTGTGGTCAGGTGTGGCGTTGGCAAAGTCAACGCCGCCATCTGTACCCAGCTTCTAATAGATCAATTCAATGTAAGTGCTGTTATAAACACTGGAGTAGCCGGAGGGCTTATGCCGGAGTTAGAGGTAGGGGATGTAGTGGTTTCCAGTGAGCTCATGGAGCACGACATGGATGTTACGGCATTAGGTTTTCGGTTTGGGCAAATCCCTGATATGGATAAAAGCGTGTTTAAGGCCGATAGGCAATTGATAGATCTTGCCGTGAAATGCAGCAAAGAGGTGCTGGAAGGTAAGAAAGTGGTGGTGGGGCCGATAGTGTCGGGAGACCAATTTATAAGCCGCACCGAAAAGGTTGAATTCTTAAAAAATGTATTTAACGGGTATGCTGTGGAAATGGAAGGGGCTGCTATTGCTCACTGTGCTTATCTCAACGGGGTACCTTTTGTGGTTATAAGGGGCATATCGGATAAGGCCGACGAAAAGTCCGGTATGTCTTTTGAGGAATTTACCCAAATGGCGGCTCGCAACTCCAGTGAAATTGTGCGTAGAATGTTGCGATACTGGAAATAA
- a CDS encoding TraR/DksA C4-type zinc finger protein: MNLEYYKNKLLKIKKDIEDRINRMDVYDVNKGQRDAIEELSLYDNHPADIGTETYEQEKNYALLAHENRILKEVNDALKRIEEGSYGICNHCGKPIEEERLKAIPYASLCIECEKQNEVHLNELDLSGRPVEEYALSPGYGFNDRSKQNKVEFDAEDSWQAVARYSIPDGDPSKGTGDYIGVIDDEEIGVVEPVDKISEDEIMEDGE; this comes from the coding sequence TTGAACTTGGAGTATTATAAGAATAAGCTTTTAAAAATAAAAAAAGACATTGAAGATAGAATAAATCGAATGGACGTTTACGATGTAAACAAAGGGCAAAGGGATGCTATAGAAGAGCTTTCACTATACGACAATCATCCTGCTGATATAGGTACGGAAACTTATGAGCAGGAAAAAAATTATGCGTTGCTGGCTCATGAAAATCGCATTTTAAAAGAAGTGAATGACGCATTAAAGAGAATAGAAGAAGGGAGTTACGGTATATGCAATCATTGCGGCAAGCCCATTGAGGAGGAGAGGCTTAAGGCTATACCTTACGCGTCTTTGTGCATTGAATGCGAAAAACAAAATGAGGTTCACTTAAATGAGCTGGATTTGTCGGGGAGGCCCGTAGAGGAATACGCCCTATCTCCTGGTTATGGCTTCAATGACAGGTCTAAGCAAAACAAAGTGGAGTTTGATGCGGAGGATTCATGGCAAGCTGTGGCCAGGTATTCCATACCTGATGGCGATCCCAGTAAAGGAACCGGGGATTATATAGGCGTTATAGATGACGAGGAGATAGGCGTGGTAGAGCCCGTAGATAAAATAAGCGAAGATGAGATTATGGAAGACGGCGAGTAA
- a CDS encoding cell division protein SepF, which yields MNVIERIMSYLGLEEDAEDGEEGYEVYQPDRYGNPAKQKPKVVNIHANSHVKMIVTKPASYDEVTKICDELKSRKPVILNLQNVDAKEAERILDFLAGAVYAVEGVMQKVSKGVFLIAPNNVDIEGILEDEN from the coding sequence GTGAACGTCATTGAGCGCATAATGTCGTATCTTGGCCTTGAAGAAGATGCAGAGGATGGAGAAGAAGGCTATGAGGTTTATCAGCCTGATAGGTATGGAAATCCGGCCAAGCAAAAGCCTAAAGTGGTGAATATACACGCTAATTCTCATGTGAAGATGATTGTAACAAAACCGGCAAGTTACGATGAAGTGACCAAGATATGCGATGAATTAAAATCCCGCAAACCTGTTATTTTAAACCTGCAGAACGTGGATGCAAAAGAAGCTGAGAGAATATTGGATTTTCTCGCGGGAGCGGTATATGCTGTTGAAGGTGTGATGCAGAAAGTTTCAAAGGGCGTATTTTTGATTGCACCAAACAATGTGGACATAGAAGGCATTTTAGAGGACGAAAATTAG
- a CDS encoding YggT family protein, whose protein sequence is MVNWVLLQTISIFFEVLNWAIIIRVFLSWVRVDYRNPFVRFIYNFTEPVLAPFRNMLMRSSIGRNMMVDFSPIIALLVIQYIVRPIVIHLLLLI, encoded by the coding sequence TTGGTTAACTGGGTATTATTGCAGACGATATCTATTTTTTTTGAAGTTTTAAATTGGGCTATTATTATAAGAGTATTTTTATCATGGGTGAGAGTGGATTATCGAAATCCTTTTGTGAGATTTATATACAATTTTACGGAACCTGTATTGGCACCTTTCAGAAATATGCTTATGCGCTCATCCATAGGCAGAAATATGATGGTGGACTTTTCGCCGATTATAGCCCTTCTTGTTATACAGTATATTGTAAGGCCTATTGTAATACATTTATTGCTGTTGATTTAA
- a CDS encoding YlmH family RNA-binding protein, translated as MDEMRFYDMIQWVKRRKRPKSTDFLEPPVLNRLKAIADKERDILFKVSGGYEGAERQVFVLYPDFMPENEVEVPVGAIEITAGNAQDKIGHRDVLGAIVGLGIKREKIGDILIGSSCQVIVKSDILNFLEYNLTRVGKVNVRTIGIDLKQVISPERKLKEIPAVVASLRLDSVASAAFSVSRTKMQDYIKSGLVKVNWEEALNPSQSLKEGDVISFKGHGRAVFDSIMGFTKKDRISILLKKYI; from the coding sequence ATGGATGAGATGAGGTTTTATGATATGATCCAATGGGTAAAGAGAAGAAAGAGGCCAAAATCCACTGACTTTTTGGAGCCTCCTGTGCTGAACAGGTTAAAGGCTATAGCTGACAAGGAAAGGGATATACTGTTCAAGGTATCAGGCGGATATGAAGGGGCGGAAAGACAGGTATTTGTGCTGTATCCTGATTTTATGCCAGAAAATGAAGTAGAGGTACCTGTGGGTGCCATTGAAATCACAGCAGGTAATGCTCAAGACAAGATCGGCCACAGGGACGTGCTAGGTGCTATAGTCGGGTTGGGTATAAAACGAGAAAAGATAGGGGACATTCTCATTGGCAGTAGTTGTCAGGTCATAGTGAAAAGCGACATATTAAATTTCCTGGAATATAACTTGACGAGGGTAGGAAAAGTTAACGTGCGAACTATCGGTATAGATTTAAAGCAGGTGATCAGCCCTGAGAGAAAACTTAAAGAAATACCGGCTGTGGTGGCTTCATTGAGATTGGACAGCGTGGCCAGTGCTGCTTTTTCTGTATCCAGGACAAAGATGCAGGATTATATAAAATCTGGTCTGGTTAAAGTAAATTGGGAAGAAGCGTTAAATCCTTCCCAGTCGTTAAAAGAAGGAGATGTAATATCTTTTAAGGGACACGGGAGAGCGGTGTTTGATAGCATCATGGGCTTTACAAAAAAGGATAGAATATCTATATTGCTAAAAAAATACATATGA
- a CDS encoding YggS family pyridoxal phosphate-dependent enzyme — protein sequence MDVRTNIEAIKSNIQRACKKAGRDPSEVTIMAVTKTIPVERIKEAIACGIKVIGENRVQELVKKYPLIGGDVKWHMIGHLQVNKVKYIVDKVELIHSLDSVKLAQEIDKRAKAIGKRQNVLIEINIGGEDTKYGIKPEELGDFIKQIEGFENLCVQGLMTVAPIVTAPEDVRPYFKKMKQLYDELKDMKSRIIDARYLSMGMTSDYVVAVEEGANIVRIGTGIFGPRNYDK from the coding sequence GTGGACGTAAGGACTAACATAGAGGCTATCAAGTCCAACATCCAGCGAGCGTGTAAAAAGGCAGGCAGAGATCCCTCTGAAGTAACTATTATGGCGGTTACTAAAACCATCCCAGTGGAAAGAATAAAGGAAGCAATAGCGTGTGGCATAAAAGTTATAGGAGAAAACAGGGTCCAGGAGCTGGTAAAGAAATATCCTCTTATTGGTGGCGATGTAAAGTGGCATATGATAGGGCACCTGCAAGTGAATAAGGTTAAGTACATAGTAGATAAGGTGGAGCTCATACATTCGTTGGATTCTGTAAAACTTGCTCAGGAGATAGACAAAAGGGCAAAGGCCATAGGTAAAAGACAAAATGTGCTTATAGAGATTAACATTGGCGGGGAAGATACTAAATACGGGATAAAACCAGAGGAACTGGGGGATTTTATAAAACAGATAGAGGGATTTGAAAATCTATGCGTTCAGGGGTTGATGACCGTTGCGCCTATAGTCACTGCACCTGAGGATGTGAGACCGTATTTTAAAAAGATGAAGCAGCTTTACGACGAATTAAAGGACATGAAATCCCGTATTATAGATGCAAGATATCTTTCCATGGGAATGACATCTGATTATGTGGTTGCGGTGGAGGAAGGTGCCAATATAGTGAGGATCGGCACCGGTATTTTCGGGCCGAGAAACTATGATAAGTGA
- a CDS encoding DivIVA domain-containing protein, translated as MGDMLTPMDIHNKEFKRSFRGYNELEVNEFLDEVIEDYEKLYKENTELKDRISLLNDKLQNYVGLEQTLNNTLLMAQKTADEMVASAKEKSENLIKEAEETARRIIEKANQEVIGIKKEYENVRKQVLEFKLRFKTLLEAELKVLTDEINFDKSNSEEGGDENSLEANLE; from the coding sequence ATGGGAGATATGCTGACCCCTATGGACATACATAACAAGGAGTTTAAAAGGTCTTTTAGAGGTTATAATGAACTGGAAGTCAATGAGTTTTTAGATGAAGTAATAGAGGATTACGAGAAGCTGTACAAAGAGAATACGGAGCTTAAAGACCGCATAAGCCTTTTAAACGATAAGTTGCAGAATTATGTTGGGTTAGAGCAAACGTTGAACAACACCTTGCTCATGGCTCAGAAGACAGCTGATGAGATGGTAGCTAGTGCGAAAGAAAAATCCGAAAATCTCATAAAAGAGGCAGAAGAAACAGCGAGAAGGATTATTGAGAAAGCCAATCAGGAAGTCATAGGGATCAAGAAAGAATACGAGAATGTGAGAAAGCAGGTACTGGAGTTTAAATTGAGGTTCAAGACGCTGCTGGAAGCGGAGCTCAAGGTATTGACAGATGAGATAAATTTTGATAAAAGTAATAGTGAAGAAGGTGGGGATGAAAATTCCCTTGAAGCCAATTTAGAATAG
- the ileS gene encoding isoleucine--tRNA ligase has product MDYNKTLNLPITDFPMKANLSKKEPEILKYWEEIDLYRKVQERRAGAEKFILHDGPPYANGDIHLGHTLNKVLKDIIVKYMTMKGYDSPYVPGWDTHGLPIEQQAIKKLGIKRHETSPVEFRKLCKDYALSQVEKQKGQFKRLGVRGDWDHPYLTLNHKFEAEQIRVFGEMAKRGYIYKGLKPVYWCPTCETALAEAEIEYADHKSDAIYVKFMVVDDKGLFKPYVEDLNKVYFVIWTTTTWTLPANLAICLNPEFDYSLTRFGDEVYVLAADMIDMVVKDAKLPQQYQILAKFKGRDLEGIQTKHPLIDRTSVIILGEHVTNDAGTGCVHTAPGHGEEDFIVGMKYGLEVLNPVDDRGYFTEKAGKYKGLYYEKANPVIQEDLKEKNALLAKNTLKHSYPHCWRCKNPIIFRATEQWFASIDGFREKALKAIDEVKWIPEWGKERISNMVRDRRDWCISRQRIWGVPIPIFYCKNCGKPLINDRTIELVAKLFEERGSDAWFEMEPEDILPGDIKCECGHREFKKETDIMDVWFDSGSSHRAVLEHTSQLKWPADLYLEGSDQHRGWFQSSLLTSVATKGVAPYKSVLTHGFVVDGQGRKMSKSLGNGIDPMEIVDKYGADVLRLWTVSADYTADMRISDKILKQMTEVYRKIRNTARFILGNLYDFNYGENRVEYDHMYEIDKWALLRVNELVKKVTAFYDDYEFYSIFHAIHNFCVVDMSNFYLDVIKDRLYTYRPNSLGRRSAQTAMYIVLDRLVKMIAPILTFTSEEIWSYMKDKGGEKFESVQMCDWPVYEDKYCDSELEKRWDFLIGFRDEVTKALEEARVNKVIGHSLNAQVDIYPDESEYGILKQYEDQLSTIFIVSKVVLHQPSESSDRKVVVSSAPGEKCERCWMYSETVGQDPQHPTLCARCVENIR; this is encoded by the coding sequence ATGGACTACAACAAGACGTTGAACCTTCCAATAACTGATTTTCCCATGAAGGCGAATTTATCAAAAAAAGAACCGGAAATACTTAAATACTGGGAAGAGATAGACCTCTATAGAAAGGTGCAGGAGAGGAGGGCAGGAGCAGAAAAGTTTATACTTCACGATGGACCTCCGTATGCCAATGGCGACATACATTTAGGACATACGCTGAACAAGGTCTTAAAAGACATTATAGTAAAATACATGACGATGAAAGGTTACGATTCACCGTATGTACCTGGGTGGGATACCCATGGATTGCCTATTGAACAGCAGGCTATAAAAAAATTGGGGATAAAAAGGCATGAGACGTCACCGGTGGAGTTTAGAAAGCTATGCAAGGATTACGCTTTGAGCCAGGTAGAAAAACAAAAGGGGCAATTTAAGAGATTGGGCGTAAGAGGCGATTGGGATCATCCTTATCTGACCCTAAACCATAAATTTGAAGCAGAACAGATAAGGGTATTTGGCGAAATGGCGAAAAGGGGTTATATATACAAGGGTTTAAAGCCTGTGTACTGGTGCCCTACCTGTGAAACAGCGTTGGCTGAAGCCGAGATAGAATATGCTGATCATAAGTCCGACGCTATTTACGTAAAATTCATGGTTGTTGACGATAAAGGCCTGTTTAAGCCCTATGTAGAAGATTTAAATAAGGTCTATTTTGTCATATGGACGACTACTACGTGGACGCTTCCCGCAAATCTGGCAATATGTTTAAACCCTGAGTTTGATTATTCCTTGACCAGGTTTGGAGACGAGGTCTACGTACTGGCTGCTGACATGATAGACATGGTGGTAAAAGATGCAAAATTACCTCAGCAATATCAAATACTGGCGAAATTTAAAGGTAGAGATTTAGAAGGTATACAGACAAAACATCCGTTGATTGACAGAACTTCGGTTATAATATTGGGCGAGCATGTTACCAACGACGCTGGTACAGGTTGCGTTCACACCGCACCAGGCCATGGCGAAGAGGACTTTATAGTGGGTATGAAGTATGGGCTGGAGGTGCTAAATCCCGTAGACGATAGAGGTTACTTTACCGAAAAAGCTGGCAAGTATAAGGGATTGTACTACGAAAAAGCTAATCCGGTTATCCAGGAAGACCTCAAAGAAAAAAATGCTCTTTTGGCGAAAAATACTTTAAAGCATTCGTACCCCCATTGCTGGAGGTGTAAGAATCCGATCATATTCAGGGCAACCGAACAGTGGTTTGCGTCGATAGATGGATTCCGAGAAAAAGCGCTAAAGGCCATAGACGAGGTAAAGTGGATACCCGAATGGGGCAAAGAGCGCATATCCAATATGGTAAGAGACAGGCGAGATTGGTGCATATCCAGACAGAGGATATGGGGTGTTCCTATCCCTATTTTCTACTGCAAAAACTGCGGCAAGCCCCTTATCAACGATCGCACCATAGAGTTGGTGGCAAAGTTGTTTGAAGAAAGAGGCTCTGATGCTTGGTTTGAAATGGAACCCGAGGACATCCTGCCCGGTGATATAAAGTGCGAGTGCGGCCATAGGGAATTTAAAAAAGAGACCGACATCATGGACGTATGGTTTGACTCAGGATCCAGCCATAGAGCGGTGCTGGAGCATACCTCGCAGCTCAAGTGGCCTGCTGATCTGTATCTAGAAGGCAGCGACCAACACAGGGGTTGGTTTCAGTCTTCTCTTTTGACGTCGGTGGCCACTAAAGGGGTAGCACCTTACAAAAGCGTGTTGACCCATGGCTTTGTGGTAGACGGGCAGGGGCGAAAAATGTCTAAATCCCTGGGCAACGGCATAGACCCGATGGAGATTGTGGATAAATACGGTGCCGATGTTTTAAGGCTGTGGACTGTATCTGCCGATTATACCGCGGACATGAGGATATCTGACAAAATATTAAAGCAGATGACCGAAGTCTATAGAAAAATTAGAAACACCGCCAGGTTTATACTGGGCAATCTGTACGATTTCAATTACGGCGAAAACAGAGTAGAGTATGATCACATGTACGAAATAGATAAATGGGCATTGTTAAGGGTGAATGAGCTGGTAAAAAAGGTTACGGCTTTTTACGACGACTACGAGTTTTACTCCATATTCCACGCGATTCACAATTTCTGCGTCGTAGACATGAGCAATTTTTACCTGGATGTGATAAAGGACCGCCTTTACACCTATAGGCCAAATTCCTTAGGCAGGCGGTCGGCTCAGACGGCAATGTACATCGTCTTGGATAGGCTGGTCAAGATGATAGCGCCTATACTCACGTTTACATCTGAGGAGATATGGAGTTATATGAAAGACAAAGGAGGAGAAAAATTCGAGAGCGTTCAAATGTGCGATTGGCCAGTCTACGAAGATAAATATTGCGATTCGGAGCTGGAAAAGAGATGGGATTTCCTTATAGGCTTTAGAGATGAGGTTACCAAAGCGCTAGAGGAGGCCAGGGTTAATAAGGTAATAGGGCATTCCCTTAACGCTCAGGTAGATATATACCCTGATGAAAGCGAATACGGGATATTAAAGCAATACGAAGACCAGCTTTCTACTATATTTATAGTGTCGAAGGTGGTGCTGCATCAGCCGTCAGAAAGCAGCGATAGAAAAGTGGTTGTATCCAGTGCTCCTGGTGAGAAATGTGAGAGGTGCTGGATGTACAGCGAGACGGTAGGGCAGGATCCCCAACATCCCACTTTATGCGCACGGTGTGTTGAGAATATAAGGTAG
- a CDS encoding DUF5665 domain-containing protein yields MEKLKLVEYMELLQNPWRLFWLNFIGGLYRGLGMAVGFTILGAIVIYFLQRLVALNIPVIGNMIAQIVKIVQQNL; encoded by the coding sequence ATGGAAAAGTTGAAATTAGTAGAATACATGGAATTGCTTCAAAATCCCTGGCGCCTTTTTTGGCTAAATTTTATAGGCGGCCTTTACAGAGGCCTTGGAATGGCCGTGGGATTTACCATTCTAGGGGCAATTGTCATATATTTCTTGCAGAGGCTTGTGGCGCTGAATATACCGGTGATAGGTAATATGATCGCTCAGATAGTAAAGATAGTACAACAAAACCTATAA
- a CDS encoding MFS transporter, whose protein sequence is MLKAIRPIKLQFKHKNIFYIALDGIAAIAAFNIIQPFFQMFGKHLGASDFQVALINSLPALASIFVLIPGAYFIESAKSKKAITIKLVFITSLFYVFIALVPFINSQVKSWIYVILIGLMSVPGSIFNTSWQSFFSDVFKGKVRNYAFAIRNKYATLIGLVTTLLAGQILTNFPKTDEQRLYVYQVFSILAFLFLILEVYFLSKIDSPVPKEGKSEKSILPKWAEVKANRRFIVYTITSFIYYVSWQMGWPLFFLFQVDYLHANELWLAIINVSGAITSVLSFTIWNKIISKYGNSFVLIIAAAGIALNPILFVFAHSLTILTAFNAFIGIFGAALTLTLFNNLLEVVPNESKTMYIAYYNTLMSVSGFLSPIIGVWLYKKTNIYFAMDFVGLLRFTGTYIFYLRYKSEKRMAKTSY, encoded by the coding sequence ATGCTAAAAGCTATCAGACCGATAAAGTTGCAATTTAAGCATAAAAACATATTCTACATAGCGCTAGACGGCATTGCTGCTATTGCAGCTTTTAACATCATTCAGCCTTTTTTTCAGATGTTTGGAAAACATTTGGGCGCCAGTGATTTTCAGGTAGCTCTCATAAATTCTCTGCCAGCTTTAGCCAGTATATTTGTGTTGATACCTGGTGCCTATTTCATTGAATCGGCTAAATCAAAGAAGGCAATAACCATTAAGCTGGTCTTTATAACAAGCCTGTTCTATGTTTTTATAGCGTTAGTGCCTTTTATAAACAGCCAAGTCAAATCGTGGATCTACGTAATACTTATAGGTCTTATGAGCGTCCCAGGATCTATATTTAATACATCCTGGCAATCTTTTTTCTCAGATGTATTTAAAGGCAAAGTACGCAACTACGCCTTTGCCATAAGGAATAAATACGCCACGCTGATAGGCCTTGTGACGACATTGCTTGCAGGCCAGATCCTTACGAATTTCCCTAAAACTGACGAACAGAGGTTATACGTTTACCAAGTCTTCAGCATACTGGCGTTCTTGTTTTTAATTTTAGAGGTATATTTTTTATCAAAAATCGATTCTCCCGTGCCAAAAGAAGGCAAAAGCGAGAAATCAATCTTGCCAAAATGGGCTGAGGTAAAGGCTAACAGGCGCTTTATTGTATACACCATAACATCGTTTATATATTACGTATCATGGCAGATGGGATGGCCTTTGTTTTTTCTCTTCCAGGTGGATTACCTTCACGCCAATGAGCTATGGCTGGCGATAATAAACGTATCGGGTGCCATCACGTCGGTGTTATCCTTTACCATATGGAATAAGATTATATCAAAGTACGGAAATAGTTTTGTACTTATCATCGCCGCTGCGGGAATAGCTTTAAACCCTATACTTTTTGTCTTCGCCCATTCCCTCACGATATTGACGGCATTCAACGCGTTTATAGGGATCTTTGGCGCAGCGCTGACGTTGACACTGTTCAACAACCTGCTGGAGGTCGTACCTAATGAGTCAAAGACCATGTACATAGCCTACTATAATACCTTAATGAGTGTATCGGGTTTTCTGTCACCCATTATAGGTGTATGGCTTTACAAAAAGACGAATATCTACTTTGCCATGGACTTTGTGGGCCTTCTCAGGTTTACAGGAACTTATATATTTTATCTGCGCTATAAAAGCGAAAAGCGAATGGCAAAAACCAGTTACTGA